A region of Halosolutus amylolyticus DNA encodes the following proteins:
- a CDS encoding acyl-CoA dehydrogenase family protein: MDPTQERAAVRDVVREFAREEIRPTALEADRTEEFPEGIWDGLADLDLTGLTVPEEYGGYDADPVTAAIVNEEVAYGMLAVATALSVHSLATSCIAAFGDEDQKERWLPEMAAGRPVGAFALSEPHAGSNPAEMATVARRDGDEYLIDGEKQWITNGQRAGVYVLFARTDRADPSSVTQFLVPGDVDGLTVGEKEDKLGLRASDTTSLTFDDVRIPVANRLTEEGKGLSAAFHILTGGRIAIAAQSVGLAQSALDEALAYSQEREQFDGPIADIQSIRHKLAEMQTRTQAARLLTRDAAETRAEGDAALEASMAKYFASETAMFVTNEAVQIHGGYGYVTETDVERLYRDAKITEIYEGTTEIQKKVIARELLD, translated from the coding sequence ATGGACCCCACGCAGGAACGAGCGGCAGTAAGGGACGTGGTTCGCGAGTTCGCCCGCGAGGAGATCCGGCCGACCGCACTCGAGGCCGATCGGACCGAGGAGTTTCCCGAGGGGATCTGGGACGGCCTCGCCGACCTGGACCTGACGGGGCTGACGGTGCCCGAGGAGTACGGCGGCTACGACGCCGATCCGGTCACTGCCGCGATCGTCAACGAGGAGGTCGCCTACGGAATGCTCGCGGTCGCGACGGCGCTGTCGGTCCACTCGCTCGCGACGTCGTGCATCGCGGCGTTCGGCGACGAGGACCAGAAAGAGCGGTGGCTCCCCGAGATGGCCGCGGGACGACCCGTCGGCGCGTTCGCGCTTTCGGAACCGCACGCCGGATCGAACCCGGCCGAGATGGCCACCGTTGCGCGACGGGACGGCGACGAGTACCTCATCGACGGCGAGAAACAGTGGATCACGAACGGCCAGCGGGCCGGCGTCTACGTGCTGTTCGCCAGGACCGATCGGGCCGACCCGTCGTCGGTCACGCAGTTTCTCGTCCCGGGCGACGTCGACGGCCTGACCGTCGGCGAGAAAGAGGACAAACTCGGCCTCCGTGCGAGCGACACCACGAGCCTCACCTTCGACGACGTTCGCATTCCCGTCGCGAACCGCCTGACAGAGGAGGGCAAGGGGCTGTCCGCCGCGTTCCACATTCTCACCGGCGGCCGGATCGCGATCGCCGCCCAGTCGGTCGGCCTCGCCCAGTCGGCTCTCGACGAGGCGCTCGCGTACAGCCAGGAGCGCGAGCAGTTCGACGGGCCGATCGCGGACATCCAGTCGATCCGGCACAAACTCGCGGAGATGCAGACCAGGACGCAGGCGGCCCGCCTGTTGACTCGCGACGCCGCCGAGACGCGAGCCGAGGGCGATGCTGCGCTCGAGGCCAGCATGGCGAAGTACTTCGCCAGCGAGACGGCGATGTTCGTCACGAACGAGGCCGTCCAGATCCACGGCGGCTACGGCTACGTCACCGAAACGGACGTCGAACGGCTCTACCGCGACGCCAAGATCACCGAGATCTACGAGGGAACGACCGAGATCCAGAAGAAAGTGATCGCCCGCGAGTTGCTCGACTGA
- a CDS encoding helix-turn-helix domain-containing protein, which translates to MTTIAELTLSAEEFALADTLQTLPDLELRVESVVAEGPTRTMPLVWFSNVDRGRIEDALDDDPTVDEHLQLLENADAGEWLYRLQYGDGVGSVCCALYTHGGTVLDAQFADGQWTVRLLFPHRDELSSAVSEIETEGVHVDVRRMVEADQDDDLEATAALTDPQREAIAEAYRQGYYDVPREISLEELANELDISHQALSERLRRANRVLASEQIEDPTGEMATD; encoded by the coding sequence ATGACGACGATCGCAGAACTCACACTCTCGGCCGAGGAGTTCGCACTCGCAGACACGCTCCAGACGCTCCCGGACCTCGAACTCCGCGTCGAAAGCGTCGTCGCCGAAGGCCCGACGCGGACGATGCCGCTGGTCTGGTTCTCGAACGTCGATCGGGGCCGCATCGAGGACGCGCTCGACGACGATCCGACGGTCGACGAACACCTCCAGTTGCTCGAGAACGCAGACGCCGGGGAGTGGCTGTACCGCCTCCAGTACGGCGACGGCGTCGGCTCGGTCTGCTGTGCGCTCTACACCCACGGCGGGACGGTGCTCGACGCCCAGTTTGCCGACGGCCAGTGGACAGTTCGACTCCTGTTTCCCCACCGCGACGAACTGTCCAGCGCCGTTTCGGAGATCGAGACCGAGGGGGTCCACGTCGACGTGCGCCGGATGGTCGAAGCCGACCAGGACGACGACCTCGAGGCGACCGCGGCCCTGACCGACCCCCAGCGAGAGGCGATCGCCGAGGCGTACCGGCAGGGGTACTACGACGTCCCGCGGGAGATCTCCCTCGAAGAACTGGCCAACGAACTCGACATCTCCCACCAGGCGTTGTCCGAACGACTCCGGCGAGCGAACCGTGTCCTGGCGAGCGAGCAGATCGAAGACCCGACGGGAGAGATGGCGACCGACTGA
- a CDS encoding HAD family hydrolase, translating into MERYDLVYRLYDEYDTKTLREYQEFVDVFPAVDSRVALEHWQGVQEELEERKDEIRSDFAAGETFAEIAARATRDQAFTALDLDAKYGRAVNVLVLDVDETLRSAGGTDNEIPRDTLHVLTEFHEAGVPIVICTGQTLENVKGFAIQGLGSEIVHSGDLSIVYEAGTGVFTPGHGAETKQLLYEDLDAEIRDVFDDVRSRVLPGAPENLRRGCHLQGNEFNVTMKPNYETGSSKAREIIDEALVYLIDLLADAVGTALGLDDERETSGDDGEGDASDANGDIVLEGEAVRDWTRAFYAAQDPEIRGVLEGEAAYPDLDVDAVPETLTEILDRIDVAYYEADAAEIGSLELNKVVGVERALEVLGVGDPFALVMGDSKSDLRVMQWVDETDAGIAAAPEHASRDTLEHVLETDELVFDQGKSVDVLQTIYALNRLARLE; encoded by the coding sequence ATGGAACGATACGACCTCGTCTATCGCCTCTACGACGAGTACGACACGAAGACGTTACGGGAGTACCAGGAGTTCGTCGACGTCTTTCCGGCCGTCGACTCCCGGGTCGCCCTCGAACACTGGCAGGGCGTCCAGGAGGAACTCGAGGAGCGGAAAGACGAGATCCGATCGGACTTCGCGGCCGGTGAGACGTTCGCGGAGATCGCGGCCCGCGCGACCCGCGACCAGGCGTTCACCGCGCTCGACCTCGACGCCAAGTACGGCCGCGCGGTGAACGTCCTCGTCCTGGACGTCGACGAGACGCTCCGCTCGGCCGGCGGCACCGACAACGAGATTCCGCGGGACACGCTCCACGTACTGACGGAGTTCCACGAGGCCGGGGTTCCGATCGTCATCTGTACGGGTCAGACCCTGGAGAACGTCAAGGGGTTCGCGATCCAGGGGCTCGGCAGCGAGATCGTCCACTCGGGGGATCTCTCGATCGTCTACGAGGCCGGGACGGGCGTGTTCACGCCGGGCCACGGCGCGGAGACGAAGCAACTCCTCTACGAGGACCTGGACGCGGAGATCCGCGACGTCTTCGACGACGTGCGATCGCGCGTGCTTCCGGGGGCCCCTGAGAACCTGCGGCGGGGCTGTCACCTGCAGGGCAACGAGTTCAACGTCACGATGAAGCCCAACTACGAGACCGGGTCCTCGAAGGCACGCGAGATCATCGACGAAGCGCTGGTGTACCTGATCGACCTGCTCGCGGACGCGGTAGGGACGGCGCTCGGTCTCGACGACGAGCGCGAGACCAGCGGTGACGACGGCGAGGGCGACGCGAGCGACGCCAACGGCGATATCGTACTCGAGGGGGAAGCCGTCCGCGACTGGACCCGTGCCTTCTACGCCGCGCAGGATCCCGAGATCAGGGGTGTCCTCGAAGGTGAGGCGGCCTACCCGGATCTCGACGTCGACGCGGTGCCCGAAACCCTGACCGAGATCCTGGATCGGATCGACGTCGCCTACTACGAGGCCGACGCGGCCGAGATCGGCAGTCTGGAACTCAACAAGGTCGTCGGGGTCGAGCGAGCGCTCGAGGTACTCGGCGTCGGCGATCCGTTCGCGCTGGTGATGGGCGACTCGAAGAGCGATCTCCGGGTGATGCAGTGGGTCGACGAGACCGACGCGGGGATCGCAGCCGCACCGGAACACGCCTCCCGCGACACCCTGGAACACGTCCTCGAGACTGACGAACTCGTCTTCGATCAGGGAAAGAGCGTGGACGTCTTGCAGACGATCTACGCGCTCAATCGCCTCGCTCGGCTCGAATAG
- the gfcR gene encoding transcriptional regulator GfcR, with the protein MKNVDDLIESAAELASRGLSKGEIADELNVSRETASWLVERSGATTQPTDQATPESAQPRANGPQDIHVDWSAIGRDSKRMGAIAEAMADMLAKHGEDVDLTIGIEKAGGPIATLVARELETDLGTYTPAKHQWEEGDIEELGGTFSRNFAGIRDRECYIVDDTITSGTTMRETIEAIRAEGGEPLACIVLADKQGLEELEGVPVYSLLQVISVGQEE; encoded by the coding sequence ATGAAAAACGTGGACGACCTCATCGAGAGTGCAGCCGAACTCGCCTCTCGAGGGCTCTCGAAGGGCGAAATTGCCGACGAGTTGAACGTCTCCCGGGAAACCGCGAGCTGGCTCGTCGAGCGAAGCGGCGCGACGACGCAACCGACCGACCAGGCCACACCCGAGTCCGCCCAACCCCGTGCGAACGGGCCGCAGGACATCCACGTGGACTGGTCGGCGATCGGTCGCGACAGCAAGCGCATGGGCGCGATCGCGGAAGCGATGGCCGACATGCTCGCCAAGCACGGGGAGGACGTCGACCTCACGATCGGGATCGAGAAGGCCGGCGGCCCGATCGCGACGCTCGTCGCGCGCGAACTGGAGACCGACCTGGGGACCTATACCCCCGCGAAACACCAGTGGGAGGAAGGCGACATCGAGGAACTCGGAGGCACGTTCTCGCGGAACTTCGCCGGTATCCGCGACCGGGAGTGTTACATCGTCGACGACACGATCACGAGCGGCACGACGATGCGCGAGACGATCGAGGCCATCCGTGCGGAGGGCGGCGAACCGCTGGCCTGTATCGTGCTGGCGGACAAACAGGGCCTCGAGGAACTCGAGGGCGTCCCCGTCTACTCGCTGTTGCAGGTCATCAGCGTCGGCCAGGAGGAGTGA
- a CDS encoding transcription initiation factor IIB — protein sequence MTRSTRQRERTRETDETEDQEGVRACPECESDNLVKDSDRGELICEDCGLVVEEEKIDPGPEWRAFNHQERQEKSRVGAPTTQTMHDKGLTTTIDWKDKDAYGRSISSKKRSQMHRLRKWQERIRTKDAGERNLQFALSEIDRMASALGVPRSVREVASVIYRRALKEDLIRGRSIEGVATSALYAACRKEGIPRSLEEISEVSRVERKEIGRTYRYISQELGLEMRPVDPKKYVPRFCSELELSEEVQTKANEIIEKTAEEGLLSGKSPTGYAAAAIYAASLLCNEKKTQREVADVAQVTEVTIRNRYQEQIEAMGIHG from the coding sequence ATGACACGGTCCACCCGCCAGCGGGAGCGAACGCGTGAGACGGACGAGACCGAGGATCAGGAGGGGGTACGTGCCTGCCCCGAGTGTGAATCGGACAATCTCGTAAAGGACTCCGACCGGGGTGAGCTCATCTGTGAAGACTGTGGGCTCGTCGTGGAGGAAGAAAAGATCGACCCCGGCCCTGAGTGGCGGGCGTTCAACCACCAGGAACGACAGGAGAAGTCCCGCGTCGGCGCGCCGACGACCCAGACGATGCACGACAAGGGGCTGACGACGACGATCGACTGGAAGGACAAGGACGCGTACGGGCGGTCCATCTCCTCGAAAAAGCGCAGCCAGATGCACCGGCTGCGCAAGTGGCAGGAGCGCATTCGAACGAAAGACGCCGGCGAACGAAACCTGCAGTTCGCGCTCAGCGAAATCGACCGGATGGCATCCGCGCTGGGGGTCCCGCGGTCGGTCCGCGAGGTCGCGTCGGTCATCTATCGACGCGCGCTCAAGGAGGACCTCATCCGGGGCCGCTCGATCGAGGGCGTCGCGACGTCGGCACTGTACGCCGCCTGTCGAAAGGAAGGGATCCCGCGCAGTCTCGAAGAGATTTCGGAAGTCTCACGCGTCGAACGGAAAGAGATCGGTCGCACGTATCGGTACATCTCGCAGGAACTCGGTCTCGAGATGCGCCCCGTCGACCCGAAAAAGTACGTCCCGCGATTCTGCTCCGAACTCGAACTCTCCGAAGAGGTCCAGACCAAGGCCAACGAGATCATCGAGAAGACGGCCGAGGAAGGGCTCCTCTCGGGCAAGTCACCCACCGGCTACGCTGCGGCCGCGATCTACGCCGCGTCGCTGCTTTGCAACGAGAAGAAGACCCAGCGCGAGGTCGCAGACGTTGCCCAGGTGACCGAAGTGACGATCCGGAACCGCTACCAGGAACAGATCGAAGCGATGGGCATCCACGGCTAG
- the rnhA gene encoding ribonuclease HI gives MPVIECDVDAARDRLEQAGVSVETGNTDHERWRASRGNATAIAYDDKVVIQGGTPRDLEALLREDGGRAHVYFDGAARGNPGPAAIGWVIVTGDGIVAEGSERIGRATNNQAEYEALVAALEAARDYGYDEVHLRGDSELIVKQVRGEYDTNDPELREKRVTVHELLAAFDEWTIEHVPREVNDRADGLANEALDAA, from the coding sequence ATGCCGGTCATCGAGTGCGACGTCGACGCGGCCCGCGATCGTCTCGAGCAAGCAGGTGTCAGCGTCGAAACCGGGAACACGGATCACGAGCGATGGCGTGCGAGCCGCGGCAACGCGACCGCAATCGCGTACGACGACAAAGTGGTGATCCAGGGCGGGACGCCGCGGGATCTCGAGGCACTGCTCCGGGAGGACGGCGGTCGCGCGCACGTCTACTTCGACGGTGCGGCCCGCGGTAACCCGGGGCCGGCGGCGATCGGCTGGGTGATCGTCACGGGCGACGGAATCGTCGCCGAAGGGAGCGAGCGGATCGGGCGCGCGACGAACAACCAGGCCGAGTACGAGGCGCTCGTCGCCGCCCTCGAAGCGGCCCGCGACTACGGCTACGACGAGGTCCACCTGCGCGGCGACTCCGAACTGATCGTCAAACAGGTCCGCGGCGAGTACGACACGAACGATCCCGAACTGCGCGAGAAGCGCGTAACCGTCCACGAACTCCTCGCCGCGTTCGACGAGTGGACCATAGAGCACGTCCCGCGCGAAGTCAACGATCGGGCGGACGGGCTGGCGAACGAGGCCCTCGACGCGGCCTGA
- a CDS encoding DUF7108 family protein: MDDRNATDADDESELPADVVDDAERLTRLERQAIDENERTAYAERRDDLLADHGFTSRVRDDSGAATLVLHPAEWLADGVVRTDRIDDTSRAIEIPLEGADNPDDWDAVDERNRELAREVEAVHGDVHGANAAALADFLGNHYAKPIESATAAELEEFRSEYFVRNAWPSEKQRQVIDDSIRLVFETAGEPVPGFQVQSSSANDGTPRS; this comes from the coding sequence ATGGACGATCGGAACGCGACCGACGCCGACGACGAGAGCGAACTCCCGGCCGACGTCGTCGACGACGCCGAACGACTCACCAGGCTCGAACGACAGGCGATCGACGAGAACGAACGCACGGCGTACGCAGAGCGCCGCGACGACCTGCTCGCCGATCACGGGTTCACGTCTCGCGTCCGGGACGATTCCGGAGCCGCCACGCTCGTGCTCCACCCCGCGGAGTGGCTCGCGGACGGCGTCGTCCGGACCGATCGCATCGACGACACCTCGCGCGCGATCGAAATTCCGCTGGAAGGGGCGGACAACCCGGACGACTGGGACGCAGTCGACGAACGCAACCGGGAACTCGCCCGCGAAGTCGAGGCAGTTCACGGCGACGTCCACGGTGCCAACGCGGCCGCACTCGCCGATTTCCTGGGCAATCACTACGCGAAGCCGATCGAATCGGCGACGGCCGCCGAACTCGAGGAGTTCCGATCGGAGTACTTCGTGCGCAACGCCTGGCCCAGCGAAAAACAACGGCAGGTAATCGACGACTCGATCAGACTCGTCTTCGAGACGGCCGGTGAACCGGTGCCCGGATTCCAGGTTCAGTCGTCGTCTGCGAACGACGGGACGCCACGCTCGTAA
- a CDS encoding PadR family transcriptional regulator, which yields MSEAQSITGEQSIARDLTAFQNNILVILAKEPMYGLAIKRELEEYYGTEVNHGRLYPNLDELVDLGLVEKSELDKRTNQYSLTDDGYDAVLDGIQWTLSKVVTDDDRADEIRDIVDESYSNQ from the coding sequence ATGTCAGAGGCACAATCAATCACCGGCGAACAGAGTATTGCACGCGACCTGACCGCGTTCCAGAACAACATCCTCGTCATCCTCGCCAAAGAACCCATGTACGGGCTGGCGATCAAGCGCGAACTCGAGGAGTACTACGGAACCGAAGTAAACCACGGGCGACTCTACCCCAACCTCGACGAACTCGTCGACCTCGGACTGGTAGAAAAGAGCGAACTGGACAAGCGAACGAACCAGTACTCGCTGACCGACGACGGCTACGACGCGGTCCTCGACGGCATCCAGTGGACCCTCTCGAAGGTCGTCACGGACGACGATCGCGCCGACGAGATCCGCGACATCGTCGACGAGAGCTACAGTAACCAGTAA
- a CDS encoding inorganic diphosphatase — MVNLWEDLETGPNPPEEIYAVVECLKGERNKYEYDKDVPGVVLDRVLHSNVHYPSDYGFIPQSYYDDEDPFDVLVLVEDQTFPGCVIEARPVALMKMDDDGEQDDKVIAVPAEDPRYDHIEDLEDIPQQQLDEIDEFFATYKNLEEGKEVETQGWEDKQAAYDAIEHAQDLYEEHFE; from the coding sequence ATGGTCAATCTCTGGGAAGACTTAGAGACCGGACCGAACCCGCCAGAAGAGATCTACGCCGTCGTGGAGTGTCTCAAGGGCGAGCGCAACAAGTACGAGTACGACAAGGACGTCCCCGGCGTCGTCCTCGATCGCGTGCTCCACAGCAACGTCCACTACCCGTCGGACTACGGCTTCATCCCGCAGTCGTACTACGACGACGAGGACCCCTTCGACGTGCTCGTCCTCGTCGAGGACCAGACGTTCCCCGGCTGTGTCATCGAGGCTCGCCCGGTCGCGCTGATGAAGATGGACGACGACGGGGAACAGGACGACAAGGTCATCGCCGTGCCCGCCGAAGATCCCCGGTACGACCACATCGAGGACCTCGAGGACATCCCGCAACAGCAACTCGACGAGATCGACGAGTTCTTCGCGACCTACAAGAACTTAGAGGAGGGCAAGGAAGTCGAGACGCAGGGCTGGGAGGACAAGCAGGCGGCCTACGACGCGATCGAGCACGCCCAGGACCTCTACGAGGAACACTTCGAGTAG
- a CDS encoding alkaline phosphatase family protein — translation MGLFDRLRGDGDPRVAFIGIDGVPYSLLSEHEELFPNFAALADEGTASEISSIVPPESSACWPSLTTGMNPGETGVYGFQDREVGTYDTYVPMGREVQADRVWDRVQEAGRQSTVLNVPVTFPPQRNVQRMVSGFLSPGLDKAAYPDDVRDHLESIDYRIDVDPKLGHEDDKAAFIEDAHATVDARFEAFEHYIEEDDWDLFFGVFMTTDRVNHFLFKDYERDGEYRDEFLDFYKKIDDYIGRLREAMPEDVTLIVASDHGFTSLDYEVHFNEWLREQGWLSFETDDPEELGDIASDTKAYSFIPGRFYINLEGREPRGSVPEDEYDAVRDELKADLEALEGPDGRAVVERVVEKEDAFRGDHDDIAPDLVAIPNKGFDLKSGFKADSEIFDTGPRNGMHSFDDTALYIDHPEASIGDADLFDITPTILDLMDVEYSRGDFDGASLV, via the coding sequence ATGGGTCTGTTCGATCGATTGCGGGGCGACGGCGATCCCAGGGTCGCATTTATCGGGATCGACGGCGTACCGTATAGCCTCTTGTCGGAACACGAGGAACTGTTTCCCAACTTCGCCGCCCTCGCCGACGAGGGAACGGCGAGCGAAATCTCCAGCATCGTCCCGCCCGAATCGAGCGCCTGCTGGCCGTCACTCACGACGGGGATGAACCCCGGCGAAACCGGCGTCTACGGCTTCCAGGATCGCGAAGTCGGTACGTACGACACCTACGTTCCGATGGGTCGAGAGGTGCAGGCCGATCGGGTCTGGGACCGCGTCCAGGAGGCGGGTCGCCAGTCGACGGTGCTGAACGTCCCCGTCACCTTCCCGCCACAGCGGAACGTCCAGCGGATGGTCTCCGGCTTTCTCTCTCCCGGTCTCGACAAGGCCGCCTATCCGGACGACGTCCGGGACCACCTCGAGTCGATCGACTACCGGATCGACGTCGATCCGAAACTCGGTCACGAGGACGACAAGGCCGCGTTCATCGAGGACGCCCACGCCACGGTCGACGCCCGGTTCGAGGCGTTCGAACACTACATCGAGGAAGACGACTGGGACCTGTTCTTCGGCGTCTTCATGACGACCGATCGGGTCAACCACTTCCTGTTCAAAGACTACGAGCGAGACGGCGAGTACCGAGACGAGTTTCTGGACTTCTATAAGAAGATCGACGATTACATCGGTCGCCTGCGAGAGGCGATGCCGGAAGACGTCACGCTGATCGTCGCCTCGGACCACGGCTTTACGAGCCTCGACTACGAGGTCCACTTCAACGAGTGGCTCCGGGAACAGGGCTGGCTCTCCTTCGAGACCGACGACCCCGAGGAACTCGGCGACATCGCCTCGGACACGAAAGCGTACTCGTTCATCCCCGGCCGTTTCTACATCAACCTCGAGGGCCGCGAACCGCGCGGATCGGTCCCCGAAGACGAGTACGACGCCGTCCGGGACGAACTCAAGGCCGACCTCGAGGCCCTCGAAGGGCCGGACGGGCGGGCAGTCGTCGAACGCGTCGTCGAGAAGGAGGACGCGTTCCGGGGCGACCACGACGACATTGCGCCCGACCTCGTCGCCATCCCGAACAAGGGCTTCGACCTCAAGTCGGGATTCAAGGCCGACTCCGAAATCTTCGACACCGGGCCCCGCAACGGCATGCACAGCTTCGACGACACCGCCCTGTACATCGACCATCCCGAGGCGTCGATCGGCGACGCCGACCTCTTCGACATCACGCCGACGATCCTCGACCTGATGGACGTCGAGTACAGTCGCGGCGACTTCGACGGCGCGAGTCTCGTCTAG
- a CDS encoding DUF371 domain-containing protein yields the protein MEEVIHARGHEHVTAEHVSTFEVTTDDYLTPAGDCILAIEADRAPADFDSDFVTACQDRDATITVTIEADGHTETVEGRGHPDLEFTNERSAVGRTSDYVDDRTVVTGAEFAAEGFDRDLVDALADGAEATVTIGVERR from the coding sequence ATGGAAGAAGTGATCCACGCCCGCGGCCACGAGCACGTCACCGCCGAACACGTGAGCACGTTCGAGGTGACGACCGACGACTATCTCACTCCTGCCGGCGACTGCATTCTCGCGATCGAAGCCGATCGCGCGCCGGCGGACTTCGATTCCGACTTCGTCACAGCCTGCCAGGACCGGGACGCGACGATCACGGTGACGATCGAGGCCGACGGCCACACCGAGACCGTTGAGGGACGAGGTCACCCCGACCTCGAGTTCACCAACGAGCGAAGCGCAGTCGGACGGACCAGCGACTACGTGGACGACCGGACGGTCGTGACCGGGGCCGAGTTCGCGGCCGAGGGGTTCGATCGTGACCTCGTCGACGCGCTGGCCGACGGTGCCGAGGCGACGGTGACGATCGGCGTCGAGCGACGCTGA
- a CDS encoding endonuclease III domain-containing protein has protein sequence MSDDPEPAVNISGGTAGGGAPAEFDPATADTRAERVVDRLGELYWQKSYGGRDAFTCLVRTILSQNTSDKASQPAHDALISKYDGEGVDLAESLANAEQSTLAETISSAGLYNQKSEILIATAEWVLEEFGSAVAFDEFVTDEGPETVRETLLEVRGVGPKTADCVLLFAGGRGGVFPVDTHVHRIYRRLGIADPDADHEDVRAVLERDVPAAKCGFGHTATIQFGREYCTARKPACLDDPDACPMADLCDQVGVYPASDEVVDPAATIE, from the coding sequence ATGAGTGACGATCCGGAGCCTGCGGTCAACATCAGCGGCGGGACGGCCGGCGGTGGCGCGCCCGCCGAGTTCGATCCGGCGACCGCCGACACGCGGGCCGAGCGCGTGGTCGACCGGCTCGGCGAACTGTACTGGCAGAAATCCTACGGCGGCCGGGACGCCTTCACCTGTCTCGTACGGACGATCCTGAGCCAGAATACGAGCGACAAGGCGAGCCAGCCGGCCCACGACGCGCTGATCTCGAAGTACGACGGTGAGGGCGTCGATCTCGCCGAGTCGCTCGCGAACGCCGAGCAGTCGACGCTCGCGGAGACGATCAGTTCCGCCGGGCTGTACAACCAGAAGTCCGAGATCCTCATCGCGACCGCCGAGTGGGTACTCGAGGAGTTCGGCTCTGCGGTCGCCTTCGACGAGTTCGTCACGGACGAGGGCCCGGAGACGGTCCGCGAAACCCTGCTCGAAGTGCGGGGCGTCGGTCCCAAGACCGCCGACTGCGTCCTGCTGTTCGCGGGCGGTCGCGGCGGCGTCTTTCCGGTCGACACGCACGTCCACCGGATCTACCGCCGGCTGGGAATTGCCGATCCCGACGCCGATCACGAGGACGTTCGGGCCGTCCTCGAACGCGACGTCCCCGCCGCGAAGTGCGGCTTCGGCCACACCGCGACGATCCAGTTCGGTCGCGAGTACTGCACGGCGCGGAAACCAGCCTGTCTCGACGACCCCGACGCGTGTCCGATGGCCGACCTGTGCGATCAGGTCGGCGTCTACCCGGCGTCCGACGAGGTCGTCGACCCCGCCGCGACGATCGAGTGA